The Anaerolineales bacterium region GGACGGTGCAAGAGGACGGTCAGCCGCATTTGAACACTGCTCTGAAACGAGCGACCGTTGTGGCGCAGTTGTATGCCACCCGCGGCGTGTTGGTCTTGCCCGCCGATTTGCCGTTGGTCACTCGTGAAGACATCCAAGCCTTGCTAGACCGCGCGACGAAACCTCCAGTCGTGGTCATCGCGCCTGACCGTCATGGGAAAGGCACGAACGCCTTGTTGATCGCTCCCGCAGGCATCATCGAATATGACTTCGGCGAAAACTCTTTCCAACGTCATTGCGAACTGGCGAAAAAAGCTGGTGCGCGATTAGAGATCGTTGAACTCCCATCGCTTGGGTTGGACTTGGATATGCCTGAAGATTTTGAGTTGGTGAAAAACCTGGAAAGCACAATTACGTTTTAGCGGGCGTATAATGGGGGCAATGAGCGCGAGAGCATGACCATACAAACCACGAGGAGAATATCATGACCGAGCGTGTTGCACTTTATCTGCAAGACTCGCACAATTTGCGCGATGGACTTGATTACGTCAAATACGCGGAGGATAAAGGATTCGAAGCCGTCTGGCAGGCAGAATCTCGCTTGGTGCGTGATGCGATCGTGCCGATGGCGGCGTATGCGGCAGTGACGGAACGGATCAAGGTCGGCTCAGGCGTGATAAACAACTGGACGCGCAACATCGGTCTACTCGCGGCGACATTACTCACCCTCGACGATCTCGCGCCGAATCGAATTATCTGTGGCATTGGCGCATGGTGGGACCCGTTGGCAAAAAATGTGGGAATTGAACGAAAGAAGCCATTACTTGCGATGCGCGAGACAATCGAAGTTTTGCGGAAATTATTGAACATGGAGCGCGTCACTTTCCACGGCGAATTCCACAACGTGGATGGCATCGAATTGGATGTGGTGCATGGTCGCCGCGAGCCGCGCAATGTGCCGATCATGATCGGCGCGACGGGCGATGTGATGATGGAAATGACAGGGGAAATTGCCGACGGCGTTGTGCTGAATTACTGCGTCCCGCCCGATTACAACGACAACGCCCTAGAACTGCTCGAAAAGGGATTGAAAAAATCGGGGCGCAAAATGGAAAACTTCGACCGCCCGCAACTCATCGTCTGCTCGGTGGATGAAAGCCACGACAAGGCGATCGATTACACAAAAGAATTGCTCTGCCAGTATTTGGCGCAACAACCGCACATCGCCAAAGCCTCGCGCGTCTCGCAAGATGTGATCGCGGAGATTCAGTCGATTTTGGGGTGGCCTGCCACAAAGGAACAGATTAACAAAGCCAAGCATCTCGTGCCAGACGATTTAGTTCACAGAATTACTGCCTCTGGCACACCTGCTGAAGCGAAAGCCAAAGTGGAAGAGTATAAGAAGCGTGGATGCACCTGCCCGATCCTTTACCCCGTCGGCGGGAACTTCAAGTTGTTGATCGATACGTTCGCACAGGCGTAACGCAAAATAGCATTTTGCGTTACAGGTTTCCCTCTAAATAATCCAACACAAACTGCAAAGCCGCGTCAGCCGATGCGGCTTTGACTTGCGTGCGACTCCCCGGAAAAAGGAATTGACGCGTCCACTCGCCATTGGGAGCGGCAAGCGCCATCCACACCGTGCCCACAGGCTTGGAGTCGGTTCCACCGCCTGGACCCGCTATCCCTGAGATCGAAGCGGCGATGTCCGCTTGGAACGCGGTCCGCGCGCCGCGCGCCATCTCCAGCACGGTCTCCCGGCTGACCGCGCCAAAGGTATTAAGCGTATCCCACGAAACGTTCAGCAAACCGGCTTTTGCCTCATACGCATACGCGACCAGACTGCCGATAAAGTATTCCGAAGAGCCCGGCACATTCGTGACCCGGTTGCCCAACAAACCGCCGGTGCATGATTCGGCGAACGCAATTTTCAGCTTGCGTTCGCGCAGAAGATTTCCCATCTGGGCTTCGAGTGAAGTATCCATCTAACCTCAATGATAAAGTCATGGCATTATACCCGGCGGCAAGTTTTTCTAGGTTATAATTTTCCG contains the following coding sequences:
- a CDS encoding CinA family protein, with protein sequence MDTSLEAQMGNLLRERKLKIAFAESCTGGLLGNRVTNVPGSSEYFIGSLVAYAYEAKAGLLNVSWDTLNTFGAVSRETVLEMARGARTAFQADIAASISGIAGPGGGTDSKPVGTVWMALAAPNGEWTRQFLFPGSRTQVKAASADAALQFVLDYLEGNL
- the cofC gene encoding 2-phospho-L-lactate guanylyltransferase, coding for MTLWAIVPVKPLRRGKSRLAGTLSEDERTQLNRALLEHTLETLSELKEVGETLVVSRDPLALNIARNHGARTVQEDGQPHLNTALKRATVVAQLYATRGVLVLPADLPLVTREDIQALLDRATKPPVVVIAPDRHGKGTNALLIAPAGIIEYDFGENSFQRHCELAKKAGARLEIVELPSLGLDLDMPEDFELVKNLESTITF
- a CDS encoding LLM class flavin-dependent oxidoreductase, with protein sequence MTERVALYLQDSHNLRDGLDYVKYAEDKGFEAVWQAESRLVRDAIVPMAAYAAVTERIKVGSGVINNWTRNIGLLAATLLTLDDLAPNRIICGIGAWWDPLAKNVGIERKKPLLAMRETIEVLRKLLNMERVTFHGEFHNVDGIELDVVHGRREPRNVPIMIGATGDVMMEMTGEIADGVVLNYCVPPDYNDNALELLEKGLKKSGRKMENFDRPQLIVCSVDESHDKAIDYTKELLCQYLAQQPHIAKASRVSQDVIAEIQSILGWPATKEQINKAKHLVPDDLVHRITASGTPAEAKAKVEEYKKRGCTCPILYPVGGNFKLLIDTFAQA